A window of the Pseudomonas fluorescens genome harbors these coding sequences:
- a CDS encoding riboflavin synthase codes for MFTGIIESIGSIRALTPKGGDVRVHVETGKLDLSDVKLGDSIAVNGVCLTAVELPGNGFAADVSRETLDCTAMNDLKSGSPVNLEKALTPTTRLGGHLVSGHVDGVGEVVSRSDNARAVEFRIRAPKELAKYIAHKGSITVDGTSLTVNAVDGAEFLLTIIPHTLSETIMASYKPGRRVNLEVDLLARYLERLLMGDKAAEPTSSGITESFLAANGYLKS; via the coding sequence ATGTTTACCGGCATCATCGAATCCATCGGCAGTATCCGCGCACTGACCCCAAAGGGCGGTGATGTGCGGGTGCATGTCGAAACCGGCAAGCTCGACCTGAGCGACGTCAAACTCGGCGACAGCATCGCGGTCAACGGCGTTTGCCTGACTGCGGTTGAACTGCCGGGCAACGGCTTCGCCGCCGACGTCAGTCGCGAAACCCTCGACTGCACCGCCATGAATGACCTGAAAAGCGGCAGCCCGGTCAACCTGGAAAAAGCCCTGACCCCGACCACCCGTCTCGGCGGCCATCTGGTCAGCGGTCACGTCGACGGTGTCGGCGAAGTGGTTTCGCGCAGCGACAATGCCCGCGCCGTGGAATTTCGCATCCGCGCGCCGAAAGAGCTGGCCAAGTACATCGCCCACAAAGGCTCGATCACCGTCGACGGCACCAGCCTGACCGTGAACGCGGTCGATGGCGCCGAGTTCCTGCTGACGATCATCCCGCACACCCTGAGCGAAACCATCATGGCGTCCTACAAGCCAGGTCGCCGGGTGAACCTGGAAGTCGACTTGCTGGCGCGTTATCTGGAGCGTCTGCTTATGGGCGACAAGGCTGCAGAGCCAACGTCCAGTGGCATCACTGAAAGCTTTTTGGCCGCCAACGGCTACCTCAAATCCTGA
- the nrdR gene encoding transcriptional regulator NrdR: MHCPFCGANDTKVIDSRLVAEGEQVRRRRECLACGERFTTFETAELVLPRLIKTDGSRQPFDEEKLRAGMQRALEKRPVSVERLESSLVHIKHKLRATGEREVKSLVVGELVMAELQKLDEVAYIRFASVYRRFQDLNEFREEIDRLAREPVKE, from the coding sequence ATGCACTGTCCCTTCTGCGGTGCCAACGACACCAAGGTCATCGACTCGCGTCTGGTCGCCGAGGGCGAACAGGTGCGCCGCCGGCGTGAATGCCTGGCCTGCGGCGAACGTTTCACGACGTTCGAGACGGCCGAACTGGTGTTGCCGCGCCTGATCAAAACCGACGGCAGCCGCCAACCGTTCGACGAAGAAAAACTCCGCGCCGGCATGCAACGCGCCCTGGAGAAACGTCCGGTGAGCGTCGAGCGCCTCGAATCCTCGCTGGTCCATATCAAACACAAGCTGCGCGCCACCGGCGAGCGCGAGGTCAAGTCCCTCGTGGTCGGCGAACTGGTGATGGCCGAGCTGCAAAAGCTCGATGAAGTCGCCTACATCCGTTTCGCTTCCGTGTACCGCCGCTTCCAGGACCTCAACGAATTTCGCGAAGAGATCGACCGCCTCGCCCGCGAACCGGTGAAAGAATGA
- the ribH gene encoding 6,7-dimethyl-8-ribityllumazine synthase yields the protein MTLKTIEGTFIAPKGRYALVVGRFNSFVVESLVSGAVDALVRHGVSESDITIIRAPGAFEIPLVAQKVAQKGEFAAIIALGAVIRGGTPHFEYVAGECTKGLAQVSMEFGVPVAFGVLTVDSIEQAIERSGTKAGNKGAEAALSALEMVSLLAQLEAK from the coding sequence ATGACCCTGAAGACCATCGAAGGTACCTTCATCGCCCCTAAAGGCCGCTACGCTTTGGTAGTAGGCCGCTTCAACAGCTTCGTGGTTGAAAGCCTGGTCAGCGGTGCAGTTGATGCCCTGGTTCGCCACGGCGTGAGCGAAAGCGACATCACCATCATCCGCGCACCTGGCGCCTTCGAAATCCCGCTGGTTGCGCAGAAAGTCGCCCAGAAAGGCGAGTTCGCAGCAATCATCGCCCTGGGCGCGGTCATTCGTGGCGGTACTCCGCACTTCGAATACGTGGCTGGCGAGTGCACCAAGGGCCTGGCCCAGGTGTCCATGGAATTCGGCGTACCGGTCGCTTTCGGCGTCCTGACCGTTGATTCCATCGAGCAAGCCATCGAACGTTCCGGCACCAAGGCCGGTAACAAAGGTGCTGAAGCTGCCCTGTCCGCTCTGGAAATGGTCAGCCTGCTGGCGCAGTTGGAGGCCAAGTGA
- a CDS encoding MFS transporter — translation MTRGQVRRRLSIAWWKYLALALVPLFVINAVFGQGEAILPVAAMPFFIAGVASMFVSLKFFGRYKHALIATQKALDTPEEPAAWIALAASLRSAYVVAALPAWIGALAVFVGLEAVPLMLLALSTAVLFYLYRIPRQLA, via the coding sequence GTGACCCGCGGGCAAGTGCGGCGCCGTCTGTCGATCGCCTGGTGGAAATACCTGGCGCTGGCACTGGTGCCGCTGTTCGTGATCAACGCTGTTTTCGGCCAGGGCGAGGCGATTCTGCCGGTGGCGGCGATGCCTTTCTTTATCGCTGGCGTGGCTTCGATGTTTGTCAGCCTGAAATTTTTCGGGCGCTACAAACATGCGCTGATCGCCACGCAAAAAGCCCTCGATACCCCTGAAGAACCCGCTGCCTGGATTGCCCTGGCGGCGAGCCTTCGCAGTGCATACGTGGTCGCGGCGCTGCCGGCATGGATTGGCGCGCTGGCGGTGTTTGTCGGCCTTGAAGCGGTGCCGCTGATGTTGCTGGCGCTGTCCACGGCGGTGCTGTTCTACCTCTACCGTATCCCGCGTCAACTCGCTTGA
- the ribD gene encoding bifunctional diaminohydroxyphosphoribosylaminopyrimidine deaminase/5-amino-6-(5-phosphoribosylamino)uracil reductase RibD codes for MTTAAEQAILDAHFMARALELARKGHYTTHPNPRVGCVIVREGQIVGEGWHERAGEPHAEVHALRVAGELARGATAYVTLEPCSHHGRTPPCADALVNAGVGRVVAAMRDPNPQVAGRGLQRLADAGIATESGVLEAEARKLNQGFLKRMEHGLPFVRVKLAMSLDGRTAMESGESQWITGPAARSAVQRLRAQASVVLTGADTVLADGARLTVRGEELGLDAEQTALALSRPPLRVLIDGRLRVPLDAPFFKAGPALVATCVAIEEQYAHGPECLIVPGDDGQVDLHQLLIELANRGVNEVLVEAGPRLAGAFAQLGLVDEFVIFIAGKFLGSTARPLLDWPLAHMKDAPALKITEIRAVGDDWRVTAIPVPSARV; via the coding sequence ATGACCACCGCCGCCGAGCAGGCCATCCTCGACGCCCACTTCATGGCCCGGGCCCTGGAGCTGGCGCGCAAGGGGCATTACACGACTCATCCCAATCCACGGGTTGGCTGCGTGATCGTGCGCGAGGGGCAGATTGTCGGCGAAGGCTGGCATGAACGCGCCGGCGAACCCCACGCCGAAGTCCACGCCCTGCGCGTCGCCGGTGAACTGGCCCGGGGCGCCACGGCTTACGTGACCCTTGAACCTTGCAGCCACCACGGCCGTACACCGCCGTGCGCCGATGCGCTGGTGAATGCGGGTGTCGGTCGGGTGGTCGCGGCAATGCGTGATCCGAATCCACAAGTCGCCGGACGCGGTCTGCAGCGTCTGGCCGATGCCGGCATCGCCACCGAAAGCGGCGTACTGGAAGCCGAAGCCCGCAAGCTCAATCAAGGTTTTCTGAAGCGCATGGAACACGGCTTGCCGTTCGTGCGGGTCAAGTTGGCCATGAGCCTCGACGGCCGCACGGCGATGGAAAGCGGCGAGAGCCAATGGATCACCGGCCCTGCCGCGCGTTCGGCGGTGCAGCGTTTGCGCGCCCAGGCCAGCGTCGTGCTGACCGGCGCCGATACAGTGCTGGCCGATGGCGCACGCCTGACCGTTCGCGGTGAAGAGCTGGGGCTGGATGCCGAACAAACCGCGCTGGCCCTGAGTCGTCCGCCGCTGCGGGTGCTGATCGACGGGCGTCTGCGGGTGCCGCTGGATGCGCCGTTCTTCAAGGCCGGCCCGGCGCTGGTCGCCACCTGCGTGGCCATCGAAGAACAGTACGCCCACGGTCCGGAATGTCTGATCGTGCCGGGCGATGACGGTCAGGTCGATCTGCACCAATTGCTGATCGAACTGGCCAACCGTGGCGTCAACGAAGTGCTGGTCGAGGCCGGTCCGCGACTGGCCGGCGCATTTGCCCAGCTCGGTCTGGTCGACGAGTTCGTGATCTTCATCGCCGGCAAGTTCCTCGGCTCCACGGCGCGTCCGCTGCTGGACTGGCCGCTAGCCCATATGAAGGATGCGCCGGCGCTGAAAATCACTGAAATTCGCGCGGTTGGCGATGACTGGCGAGTCACTGCAATCCCTGTCCCATCGGCGCGCGTATAA
- a CDS encoding substrate-binding periplasmic protein codes for MTRRWLAIVVLTLLGAMAQAQDAPPSVIHLASEDWEDYTAADGHGLGWDVLRKVFEPAGVTLDIRTVPYTRSVGLVQLKEVDALVGSYRGEAEQVLYPKWNFDSDHIYALGLASNPSPTQATLGKYRLAWVRGYRYETYLPNVKRFNQIERRTGILSMLKQGRADYYIDALTEIEAVVRNAADPSQYRYSHLAELPLYLGFADTPQARALMSIYDQRMEQLVKSGELKPIFERWKQPYPFE; via the coding sequence ATGACTCGACGCTGGTTGGCGATAGTGGTTTTGACCTTGCTTGGCGCCATGGCCCAGGCACAGGACGCGCCGCCGTCGGTCATTCACCTGGCCAGTGAAGATTGGGAGGACTACACCGCCGCCGATGGCCATGGCCTGGGTTGGGACGTGCTGCGCAAAGTGTTCGAGCCGGCTGGTGTGACGCTGGATATCCGCACCGTGCCCTACACCCGTTCGGTGGGGCTGGTGCAACTGAAGGAAGTCGACGCACTGGTCGGCTCCTACCGCGGTGAAGCCGAGCAGGTTTTGTACCCGAAATGGAATTTCGATTCCGACCACATCTACGCGCTCGGCCTGGCCAGCAATCCGTCGCCGACCCAGGCGACCCTGGGCAAATACCGACTGGCCTGGGTGCGCGGCTATCGCTACGAAACCTACCTGCCGAACGTCAAACGCTTCAACCAGATCGAGCGCCGCACCGGGATCCTGTCGATGCTCAAACAGGGGCGGGCGGATTACTACATCGATGCGCTGACGGAAATCGAAGCGGTGGTGAGAAACGCCGCCGATCCGTCGCAGTACCGTTATTCACACCTGGCGGAGTTGCCGCTGTACCTCGGTTTCGCCGACACCCCGCAAGCCCGCGCACTGATGTCGATCTACGACCAGCGCATGGAGCAACTGGTGAAAAGCGGCGAGTTGAAGCCGATCTTCGAGCGCTGGAAACAGCCGTATCCGTTCGAGTAA
- the ribBA gene encoding bifunctional 3,4-dihydroxy-2-butanone-4-phosphate synthase/GTP cyclohydrolase II, with protein sequence MALNSIEELVEDIRQGKMVILMDDEDRENEGDLIMAAECCKAEHINFMAKHARGLICMPMSRERCETLKLPLMAPRNGSGFGTKFTVSIEAAEGVTTGISAADRARTVQAAAAKDAKAEDIVSPGHIFPLMAQAGGTLARAGHTEAACDLARMAGFEPSGVICEVMNDDGTMSRRAELEAFAAEHDIKIGTIADLIHYRMIHERTVQRIAEQPLDSELGQFNLVTYRDSVEGDVHMALTLGTVCAEEPTLVRVHNMDPLRDLLMVKQPGRWSLRAAMAAVAEAGSGVVLLLGHPLDGDVLLAHIRETGDQAAVKKPTTYSIVGAGSQILRDLGVRKMRLMSAPMKFNAISGFDLEVVEYVPSE encoded by the coding sequence GTGGCGCTCAATAGCATCGAAGAACTGGTTGAAGACATCCGCCAAGGCAAGATGGTCATCCTCATGGATGACGAAGACCGCGAGAACGAAGGCGACCTGATCATGGCCGCCGAATGCTGCAAGGCCGAGCACATCAACTTCATGGCCAAGCACGCCCGTGGCCTGATCTGCATGCCGATGAGCCGCGAGCGCTGCGAAACCCTGAAGCTGCCGCTGATGGCGCCGCGCAACGGTTCCGGTTTCGGCACCAAGTTCACCGTCTCGATCGAAGCGGCCGAAGGCGTGACCACCGGCATCTCCGCTGCCGACCGCGCACGCACCGTGCAAGCGGCCGCCGCGAAAGACGCGAAAGCCGAAGATATCGTCAGCCCGGGCCATATCTTCCCGCTGATGGCCCAGGCCGGTGGCACCCTGGCCCGCGCCGGTCACACCGAAGCCGCTTGCGACCTGGCGCGCATGGCCGGTTTCGAGCCGAGCGGCGTGATCTGCGAAGTGATGAACGACGACGGCACCATGTCCCGTCGCGCCGAGCTGGAGGCTTTCGCCGCCGAACACGACATCAAGATCGGCACCATCGCCGACCTGATTCACTACCGGATGATCCACGAACGTACCGTTCAGCGGATTGCCGAGCAGCCGCTGGACAGCGAACTGGGCCAATTCAACCTGGTGACCTATCGTGATTCCGTGGAAGGCGACGTGCACATGGCACTGACCCTGGGCACCGTTTGCGCCGAAGAGCCGACCCTGGTTCGCGTGCACAACATGGACCCGCTGCGCGACTTGCTGATGGTCAAACAACCGGGCCGCTGGAGCCTGCGCGCCGCCATGGCTGCGGTTGCCGAGGCCGGTAGCGGTGTGGTGCTGCTGCTCGGTCACCCACTGGATGGCGACGTGCTGCTGGCGCACATCCGCGAAACCGGCGATCAGGCGGCGGTGAAAAAACCGACCACCTACAGCATCGTCGGTGCCGGTTCGCAGATCCTGCGTGACCTCGGCGTGCGCAAAATGCGTTTGATGAGCGCGCCGATGAAGTTCAATGCGATATCCGGTTTCGATCTGGAAGTTGTAGAATACGTGCCCTCCGAATAA
- the thiL gene encoding thiamine-phosphate kinase, with protein MGEFELIRNFFAAAPCAQGGEGVALGIGDDCALLAVPSGEQLAVSTDTLVAGVHFADPCDPFLLGQRSLAVAVSDLAAMGATPVAFTLALTLPTVTADWLQAYARGLNRMAQGCGVALVGGDTTRGPLSLTVTVFGRVPAGKALTRSGAQPGDLLCVGGELGNAAGALPLVLGQRDADPHIAQPLLDHYWSPQPQLALGQALRGKATSALDISDGLLADCGHIALASKVRLEVERERVPLSEALVAFLGQRGAERAALSGGDDYVLAFTLPSVELPALLADGWPIHVIGRVTRGQGVVLLDRDGHDITPQIRGYQHFQESP; from the coding sequence ATGGGCGAGTTTGAGCTGATCCGCAATTTCTTCGCCGCCGCGCCTTGTGCGCAGGGCGGCGAAGGCGTTGCACTGGGGATCGGCGATGACTGCGCCTTGCTGGCGGTTCCTTCCGGGGAGCAGTTGGCGGTTTCCACCGATACGCTGGTGGCCGGCGTGCATTTCGCCGATCCCTGCGATCCGTTTCTGCTCGGTCAGCGCTCGCTGGCCGTGGCGGTCAGCGACCTCGCTGCCATGGGCGCCACGCCTGTTGCCTTTACCCTTGCCCTGACTCTGCCGACGGTGACCGCCGATTGGCTGCAAGCCTATGCCCGCGGTTTGAACCGCATGGCGCAGGGCTGCGGCGTGGCACTGGTCGGCGGCGATACGACGCGAGGGCCGTTGAGCCTGACCGTCACCGTGTTCGGCCGCGTCCCGGCCGGCAAAGCGCTGACCCGCAGCGGCGCCCAGCCGGGCGATCTGCTGTGTGTCGGCGGTGAGCTGGGCAATGCCGCCGGGGCTTTGCCGCTGGTGCTGGGTCAGCGTGACGCCGACCCCCATATCGCCCAGCCGCTGCTTGATCATTACTGGTCGCCGCAACCGCAACTCGCCCTCGGCCAGGCCCTGCGTGGCAAGGCCACCTCGGCGCTGGATATCTCCGATGGTCTGCTCGCCGATTGCGGTCATATCGCACTGGCTTCGAAGGTTCGCCTCGAAGTCGAGCGCGAGCGTGTTCCGTTGTCGGAGGCGCTGGTGGCGTTTCTCGGTCAGCGCGGCGCCGAACGTGCGGCGTTGAGTGGTGGCGATGATTACGTGCTGGCCTTTACCTTGCCGTCTGTCGAGTTGCCCGCGCTGCTCGCCGATGGCTGGCCGATCCATGTGATCGGCCGCGTTACGCGAGGGCAGGGCGTGGTGTTGCTGGATCGCGACGGGCACGACATCACCCCGCAAATCCGGGGTTATCAACATTTTCAGGAGTCACCGTGA
- the ribA gene encoding GTP cyclohydrolase II translates to MPVVFVAASKLPTPFAQFTMHGFLDEATGREHVVLSLGEIADGAPVLGRLHSECLTGDALFSQRCDCGSQLEGALKAIAREGRGVLLYLRQEGRGIGLLNKIRAYELQDGGADTVEANERLGFAADQRDYAMCLPMLEHLGVKSLRLMTNNPRKVKALTDMGIVVAERVPLHTGHNPHNKLYLATKASKLDHMMGNEHQGEVDRA, encoded by the coding sequence GTGCCTGTCGTTTTTGTCGCCGCTTCCAAGCTGCCAACGCCTTTTGCGCAATTCACCATGCACGGTTTTCTCGATGAAGCCACCGGCCGCGAGCACGTCGTGCTGAGCCTGGGTGAGATTGCCGACGGTGCCCCGGTACTCGGCCGTCTGCACTCCGAATGCCTGACCGGCGATGCCTTGTTCAGCCAGCGTTGCGACTGCGGTTCGCAACTCGAAGGCGCACTCAAGGCCATCGCTCGCGAAGGTCGTGGCGTATTGCTGTACTTGCGTCAGGAAGGACGCGGCATCGGTCTTTTGAACAAGATCCGTGCCTACGAATTGCAGGACGGCGGCGCCGACACCGTTGAAGCCAACGAGCGTCTGGGCTTTGCCGCCGACCAACGTGACTACGCCATGTGCCTGCCGATGCTCGAGCATCTGGGCGTCAAATCCCTGCGCCTGATGACCAACAACCCGCGCAAGGTCAAAGCCTTGACCGACATGGGCATCGTCGTCGCCGAGCGCGTGCCGCTGCACACCGGCCATAACCCGCACAACAAACTCTATCTGGCGACCAAGGCCAGCAAGCTCGACCACATGATGGGCAACGAGCATCAGGGTGAGGTAGACCGGGCGTGA
- a CDS encoding phosphatidylglycerophosphatase A family protein, which yields MTDHPKQVPAEFVPPSVWRNPWHFLAFGFGSGTLPKAPGTWGSLVALPFIPLWQMLPDWGYWLMLGITMLFGFWLCGKVADDLRVHDHEGIVWDEMVGMWITLWLVPEGWYWLLAGFLVFRFFDILKPWPIRWIDRHVHGGVGIMLDDVLAGVFAWLAMQGLVWVFA from the coding sequence GTGACAGATCACCCGAAACAGGTTCCGGCCGAATTCGTTCCGCCGTCGGTCTGGCGCAATCCCTGGCATTTCCTCGCGTTCGGCTTCGGCTCGGGCACCTTGCCCAAGGCGCCGGGCACCTGGGGCTCGTTAGTTGCGCTACCCTTTATTCCGTTGTGGCAGATGCTGCCCGACTGGGGTTACTGGTTGATGCTCGGAATCACCATGCTGTTCGGCTTCTGGCTGTGCGGCAAAGTGGCCGACGATCTGCGGGTGCACGACCACGAAGGCATCGTCTGGGACGAAATGGTCGGGATGTGGATCACCCTGTGGCTGGTGCCGGAAGGCTGGTACTGGTTGCTCGCCGGGTTCCTGGTGTTCCGCTTCTTCGACATTCTCAAGCCGTGGCCGATCCGCTGGATCGACCGGCATGTTCACGGCGGCGTCGGCATCATGCTCGACGACGTGCTGGCCGGCGTGTTCGCCTGGCTGGCGATGCAGGGACTGGTGTGGGTTTTCGCCTGA
- the nusB gene encoding transcription antitermination factor NusB yields the protein MISDESDRFNPRDPKPADAGKPSKSAKRREARQLATQALYQWHMARQSLNEIEAQFRVDNDFTDVDGAYFREILHGVPQFKTEIDNALTPCLDLAIEELDPVELAVLRLSTWELLKRVDVPYRVVINEGIELAKVFGSTDGHKFVNGVLDKLAPRLREAEVKAFKR from the coding sequence GTGATTAGCGACGAAAGCGATCGTTTCAACCCGCGCGATCCGAAACCTGCGGATGCCGGCAAGCCATCGAAAAGCGCCAAGCGCCGCGAAGCCCGTCAGCTCGCGACCCAGGCCCTGTATCAGTGGCACATGGCTCGGCAGTCGTTGAACGAGATCGAAGCGCAGTTCCGGGTCGATAACGATTTCACCGATGTCGACGGTGCTTACTTCCGCGAAATCCTGCACGGGGTTCCGCAGTTCAAGACCGAAATCGACAACGCGCTCACGCCTTGCCTGGACCTGGCGATCGAAGAGCTGGACCCGGTTGAGCTGGCGGTTCTGCGCCTGTCCACCTGGGAACTGCTCAAGCGCGTCGACGTGCCGTACCGCGTTGTGATCAACGAAGGTATTGAACTTGCCAAGGTGTTCGGTTCGACCGACGGCCACAAGTTCGTCAACGGCGTGCTCGACAAGCTGGCTCCGCGCCTGCGTGAAGCTGAAGTGAAGGCGTTCAAGCGCTGA